A region from the Pelagovum pacificum genome encodes:
- the deoC gene encoding deoxyribose-phosphate aldolase: MDSIESPQDVATSQLPSLHEPRNEGMPLDLDWVRSVQANTSAIERRAATLPGRRSVKKEYQAAWLAKAITLIDLTTLAGDDTEGRVRRLCAKAKQPVSPAILEQLGLPDLTTGAVCVYHDMVPTAVEALSGSGIPVAAVSTGFPAGLSPFRLRIAEIGESVAAGAAEIDIVITRRHVLQGNWQALYDEMAEMRAACGEAHVKAILATGELGTLRNVARASLVCMMAGADFIKTSTGKESVNATLPVSLTMIRAIRAYRERTGFNVGYKPAGGISKAKDALVYLSLMKEELGDRWLQPDMFRFGASSLLGDIERQLEHFVTGSYSASWRHALA; encoded by the coding sequence TTGGATAGTATCGAAAGCCCGCAGGACGTGGCGACGTCGCAGCTGCCGTCCCTGCACGAACCCCGGAACGAGGGGATGCCACTGGACCTCGACTGGGTCCGGTCGGTGCAGGCCAACACCTCCGCGATCGAGCGCCGCGCCGCCACCCTGCCCGGCCGCCGGTCCGTGAAGAAGGAATATCAGGCCGCGTGGCTGGCGAAGGCGATCACGCTGATCGACCTGACGACGCTGGCCGGCGACGATACCGAGGGGCGGGTCCGCCGTCTTTGTGCGAAGGCGAAACAGCCGGTTTCGCCAGCCATCCTCGAGCAGCTCGGCCTGCCCGACCTCACCACCGGCGCGGTCTGCGTCTATCACGACATGGTGCCGACCGCCGTCGAGGCGCTGTCGGGCTCCGGCATTCCGGTCGCTGCAGTCTCGACCGGCTTCCCCGCCGGCCTGTCGCCTTTCCGCCTGCGGATCGCGGAGATCGGCGAGAGCGTCGCCGCGGGGGCCGCCGAGATCGACATCGTCATCACCCGGCGCCACGTGCTGCAGGGCAACTGGCAGGCGCTCTACGACGAGATGGCCGAGATGCGCGCCGCCTGCGGTGAGGCCCACGTGAAGGCGATCCTCGCGACCGGCGAACTCGGAACGTTGCGCAATGTCGCGCGGGCATCGCTGGTCTGCATGATGGCGGGCGCCGACTTCATCAAGACCTCGACCGGCAAGGAGAGCGTGAACGCCACCCTGCCCGTCTCGCTGACGATGATCCGCGCGATCCGCGCTTACCGCGAGCGCACCGGCTTCAACGTCGGCTACAAGCCCGCCGGCGGGATCTCGAAGGCGAAGGACGCGCTGGTCTACCTGTCGCTGATGAAGGAAGAGCTCGGCGACCGCTGGCTGCAGCCCGACATGTTCCGGTTCGGCGCCTCGTCGCTGCTCGGCGACATCGAGCGGCAGCTCGAGCATTTCGTCACCGGGTCCTATTCCGCAAGCTGGCGCCATGCGCTCGCCTGA
- a CDS encoding sensor histidine kinase, with product MQGRLTNKWRPKLGLVLGGTLGAVLCLPLAGIVAVRSLSPALDYNQSVILVGMIVLAATVVLGWLLWRLLYGPIRALANRAAMAKSSDIAAFDPVRHYGTSEMRDLGQAMLDMGKVLQGREAVLRSYADHVTHELKSPLTVLRGAAELLDSDDLTEGERKRLVERIRGATDRMTQLLDAQRALARAQEPYAEGETRLGELLTEMSADIGEIRLSLVSDGMVPLAADGLHMVLGHLIENARAHGAGEVRFYAAPGRLTVTDDGPGVSRGNRERVFDPFFTTRRDDGGTGMGLPIVKRMLEAHGATIRLGPNDPGASFVIDF from the coding sequence ATGCAGGGGCGCCTGACCAACAAATGGCGTCCGAAGCTGGGCCTCGTCCTCGGCGGCACCCTTGGGGCCGTTCTGTGCCTGCCGCTTGCAGGGATCGTCGCGGTGCGCAGCCTGTCGCCCGCGCTCGACTACAATCAGTCGGTGATCCTCGTCGGAATGATCGTACTGGCGGCGACCGTCGTGCTCGGCTGGCTGCTCTGGCGGTTGCTCTACGGGCCGATCCGCGCCCTCGCCAACCGCGCCGCGATGGCGAAATCGAGCGATATCGCCGCCTTCGATCCGGTGCGGCACTACGGAACGTCGGAAATGCGTGATTTGGGGCAGGCGATGCTCGACATGGGCAAGGTGTTGCAGGGGAGGGAGGCCGTGCTGCGCTCCTACGCCGATCACGTGACGCACGAATTGAAGTCGCCGCTGACCGTCCTGCGCGGTGCGGCGGAGTTGCTGGACAGCGACGACCTCACGGAGGGCGAGCGCAAGCGGCTCGTCGAACGTATCCGCGGCGCGACCGACCGCATGACTCAGCTCCTCGACGCGCAGCGCGCACTGGCACGCGCCCAGGAGCCCTATGCGGAGGGCGAGACACGGCTCGGCGAGCTGCTGACGGAGATGTCCGCCGATATCGGAGAAATCCGCCTGTCACTCGTCTCCGACGGGATGGTGCCGCTTGCGGCGGATGGTCTGCACATGGTGCTCGGGCACCTGATCGAAAACGCGCGCGCGCACGGCGCGGGCGAGGTCCGGTTCTACGCTGCGCCCGGCCGGTTGACGGTGACGGATGACGGGCCCGGCGTGTCGCGCGGAAACCGGGAGCGGGTCTTCGATCCGTTTTTCACCACCCGCCGCGACGACGGAGGTACCGGTATGGGGTTGCCGATCGTGAAGCGCATGCTGGAGGCGCACGGCGCAACGATCCGGCTTGGTCCCAACGATCCGGGTGCGAGCTTCGTGATCGACTTCTGA
- a CDS encoding helix-turn-helix transcriptional regulator: MRLYLEETRLDMVEGDVVFLRQSDAHALQARADETLAVMLVLDPALIDGIILRHPGLEARYFWATSREPAMVHRDMRQLAALNQAALRLDRSRRDAHEAEAFLLPFLATLRDGTNQLPPDAPDWLAIACAASEDPKVFREGAAGFARAAGRAHPHVSRTARRYLGKSPSEIVNSNRMAYAARRLTSTSDSLAEIAADCGIPNLSHFHKLFRAHHGMTPQRYRKAHQRDLVQPG; encoded by the coding sequence ATGCGGCTCTATCTCGAAGAGACCCGACTCGACATGGTCGAGGGCGACGTCGTCTTCCTGCGCCAGTCGGATGCCCATGCGCTGCAGGCCCGCGCGGACGAGACACTGGCCGTCATGCTGGTCCTCGACCCAGCGTTGATCGACGGGATCATCCTGCGTCACCCCGGCCTGGAGGCGCGCTACTTCTGGGCGACCTCCCGCGAGCCGGCGATGGTGCACCGCGACATGCGCCAGCTCGCCGCGCTGAACCAGGCCGCGTTGCGGCTGGACCGAAGCCGGCGCGACGCGCACGAGGCGGAGGCCTTCCTTCTGCCGTTCCTCGCCACGCTGCGCGACGGCACCAACCAGCTTCCGCCCGATGCGCCCGACTGGCTGGCGATTGCCTGCGCGGCGTCGGAGGACCCGAAGGTGTTCCGCGAAGGCGCCGCCGGTTTTGCCCGCGCGGCCGGCCGTGCGCACCCTCACGTCAGCCGGACGGCACGGCGCTACCTCGGCAAGAGCCCGTCGGAAATCGTCAATTCCAACCGCATGGCTTATGCGGCGCGGCGCCTGACCAGCACGTCCGACAGCCTCGCCGAGATCGCGGCGGACTGCGGCATCCCGAACCTCAGCCACTTCCACAAGCTGTTCCGGGCGCACCACGGCATGACCCCGCAGCGCTACCGCAAGGCCCACCAGAGAGACCTCGTCCAGCCGGGCTGA
- a CDS encoding response regulator transcription factor, protein MSQTILIVDDDPNIRDVLSIALRQAGFTTVEAADGEAALRAVAEEGPDLVVLDIGLPEKDGLEVCRDLRRDSDVPVLFLTARSDEIDRVLGLEMGGDDYVSKPFSPRELVARVKAILKRSGGALPDHELLKRGLLEVDETRHLTRVAGQPVQLTSREMDILVKLMAKPDHVVARPRLVDSVYGLNVVVSDRTMDSHLRNLRAKLAEAGIEDAIETVHGVGVRMGPCRGA, encoded by the coding sequence ATGAGCCAGACCATTCTCATCGTCGATGACGACCCCAATATCCGGGACGTTCTGTCCATCGCCTTGCGTCAGGCGGGGTTCACCACGGTGGAGGCCGCCGACGGCGAGGCCGCTCTGCGCGCCGTCGCAGAGGAAGGGCCTGACCTCGTCGTGCTCGACATCGGACTGCCCGAGAAGGATGGCCTCGAAGTCTGCCGCGACCTGCGGCGCGACAGTGACGTGCCGGTCCTGTTCCTGACCGCGCGGTCGGACGAGATCGACAGGGTCCTCGGCCTCGAGATGGGTGGCGACGACTACGTCTCCAAACCGTTTTCTCCGCGAGAGCTCGTCGCGCGGGTCAAGGCGATCCTCAAGCGGAGTGGTGGCGCGCTGCCCGACCACGAGCTGCTGAAACGCGGCCTGCTGGAAGTCGACGAGACGCGCCACCTGACGCGCGTCGCCGGCCAGCCGGTGCAGCTGACCTCGCGCGAGATGGACATCCTGGTGAAGCTGATGGCCAAACCCGACCACGTCGTCGCCCGCCCGCGCCTCGTCGACTCCGTCTACGGCCTGAATGTCGTGGTCAGTGACCGCACGATGGACAGCCACCTGCGCAATCTCCGGGCAAAGCTGGCCGAAGCCGGGATCGAGGATGCCATCGAGACCGTTCACGGTGTCGGCGTCCGGATGGGGCCATGCAGGGGCGCCTGA
- a CDS encoding alpha-glucosidase: protein MREWWRDAVIYQIYPRSFQDEDGDGIGDLKGITRRLPHVADLGATAIWLSPIFTSPMDDMGYDVSDYTDVDPLFGTIEEFEELIARAHELGLKVIVDQVLSHTSDKHPWFEESRASRSNDKADWYVWADPNPDGSPPNNWASVFGGSAWEFEPRRKQYYLHNFLISQPDLNFHCKAVQDALLETMRFWLDRGLDGFRLDTVNYYFHDQKLRSNPPADGGGWEMATDVYGMQKHLYDKTRPENIAFLERLRKLTDEYDDIMMVGEVGEDGDRSVEVMAEYTRGEHRLHMCYSFAMLGPAFSAEHFRKVIEGFQSGAPDGHPKWSFSNHDVPRHVTRWNKHANDGDTLAKQAIAMLASFEGTIGIYQGEELGQTETELVYEELTDPPALRFWPEVKGRDGCRTPMVWEAEAPNAGFTDGKPWLPVKAPQAARSVDLQARQNDSVLQAYKETLAFRHATPCLTVGKSTFLKTEEPILAFRRTAGDDALTCVFNLSPDPVSMTISGGAEIVGPANASLSGTALELPANGHCYLSHTGELDLVPADAD from the coding sequence ATGAGAGAGTGGTGGCGCGACGCAGTGATCTACCAGATCTACCCCCGCAGCTTCCAGGACGAGGACGGTGACGGGATCGGCGATCTGAAGGGCATCACGCGGCGGCTGCCTCATGTCGCGGACCTCGGCGCGACGGCGATCTGGCTCTCTCCGATCTTTACCTCGCCGATGGACGACATGGGCTACGACGTCAGCGATTACACCGATGTCGATCCGCTGTTCGGCACGATCGAAGAGTTCGAAGAACTCATCGCGCGCGCACACGAACTCGGCCTCAAGGTGATCGTCGACCAGGTGCTGAGCCACACGTCGGACAAGCATCCGTGGTTCGAGGAAAGCCGCGCCAGCCGCAGCAACGACAAGGCGGATTGGTACGTCTGGGCCGACCCCAACCCCGACGGCTCGCCGCCCAACAACTGGGCCAGCGTCTTCGGCGGGTCCGCCTGGGAGTTCGAGCCGAGGCGCAAGCAATACTACCTACACAACTTCCTGATCTCGCAGCCGGATCTCAATTTCCACTGCAAGGCGGTGCAGGATGCGCTGCTGGAAACGATGCGCTTCTGGCTCGACCGGGGGCTCGACGGGTTCCGGCTCGACACCGTGAACTACTATTTCCATGACCAGAAGCTGCGCTCGAATCCGCCGGCCGACGGCGGCGGTTGGGAAATGGCGACCGACGTCTACGGGATGCAGAAGCACCTCTACGACAAGACGCGGCCCGAAAACATCGCCTTCCTCGAAAGGCTGCGCAAGCTAACGGACGAGTACGACGACATCATGATGGTCGGCGAAGTGGGCGAGGACGGAGACCGTTCGGTCGAAGTCATGGCGGAATATACCCGCGGCGAACATCGTCTGCACATGTGCTATTCCTTTGCGATGCTGGGCCCGGCCTTCTCTGCCGAGCATTTCCGCAAGGTGATCGAGGGGTTCCAGAGCGGTGCGCCCGACGGGCACCCGAAATGGTCCTTCTCGAACCACGATGTGCCGCGCCACGTGACCCGCTGGAACAAGCACGCCAACGATGGCGACACGCTGGCCAAGCAGGCGATCGCGATGCTCGCGTCTTTCGAGGGCACGATCGGCATCTACCAGGGTGAGGAACTCGGCCAGACCGAGACGGAACTCGTCTACGAGGAACTGACTGACCCGCCTGCGCTCCGCTTCTGGCCCGAGGTGAAGGGGCGCGACGGCTGCCGAACGCCGATGGTCTGGGAGGCAGAGGCGCCGAACGCCGGCTTCACGGACGGAAAGCCCTGGCTGCCCGTCAAGGCGCCGCAGGCCGCGCGGTCGGTCGACCTCCAGGCGCGGCAGAACGACAGCGTGCTGCAGGCCTACAAGGAAACGCTGGCCTTCCGGCACGCGACGCCCTGCCTGACCGTCGGAAAGTCGACGTTCCTCAAGACCGAGGAGCCGATCCTCGCCTTCCGCCGCACAGCCGGGGACGATGCGCTGACCTGCGTCTTCAACCTCTCGCCCGACCCCGTCTCGATGACGATCAGCGGCGGCGCGGAGATTGTCGGCCCGGCGAACGCATCGCTGTCGGGCACTGCGCTGGAGCTTCCGGCGAACGGTCATTGCTACCTGTCGCACACGGGAGAGCTCGACCTGGTTCCTGCCGACGCGGACTGA
- a CDS encoding aldehyde dehydrogenase family protein has translation MTVKEIFETMDYGPAPESASEALAWLVDMGDRFGCFIDGAFTKPGKTFESKNPATGNVLAHVTQATQSDIDAAVKAARKAQPAWAKDGHARARVLYAIARLLQKHSRLFAVLETLDNGKPIRESRDIDVPLAIRHFYHHAGYAQLMEAEQPDREAIGVCGQIVPWNFPLLMLSWKIAPALAAGNTVVLKPAEYTSLTALLFADICRQAGVPKGVVNIVTGDGDVGEMLVNAEVDKVAFTGSTAVGRRIREATAGTGKSLTLELGGKSPYIVFDDADIDSAIEGLVDAIWFNGGQVCCAGSRLLVQEGIAEAFYARLRERMDKLRIGDPLDKCIDVGAIVDLVQLDTITRLVDGNTEGETYRAAGAVPASGCFYPPTLITGLSSSARLMQEEIFGPVLVATTFRTPDEAVQLANNTRYGLAATLWSENVNLALGIAPRLTAGVVWVNGTNMFDAAAPFGGVRESGFGREGGWEGLSAYTRPKGSTTALKRVAAFEGDPAPTDPLDRTAKLYIGGKQARPDGGYSTAIHGPKGKLLGHVGAANRKDIRNAVEAMNAAAGWSKTTGHLRAQILYYLAENLFARGEEFAARIDAMCGKGGAKEVDLSIRRLFTYAAWADKYDGVAKGVPIRGMALALKEPVGKIGVLCPDEAPLLGLVSVMAPAIAMGNRVTLVASEPFPLAATDFYQLLETSDVPGGVVNIVTGSHEELAPTLADHLDVDAVWSFSSSDLSGGIEKRAAGNLKRTWVNHGKARDWTTAEGEGAVFLDAATEVKTVWVPYGE, from the coding sequence ATGACCGTCAAGGAAATCTTCGAGACGATGGACTACGGCCCCGCCCCCGAGAGCGCGTCCGAAGCGCTCGCCTGGCTCGTCGACATGGGCGACCGGTTCGGCTGTTTCATCGACGGCGCCTTCACTAAACCCGGCAAGACCTTCGAGTCGAAGAACCCGGCCACCGGCAACGTGCTGGCGCATGTCACGCAGGCAACGCAGTCGGATATCGACGCCGCCGTGAAGGCCGCCCGCAAGGCGCAGCCAGCCTGGGCGAAGGACGGTCACGCGCGGGCCCGCGTACTCTACGCCATCGCGCGGCTGCTGCAGAAGCACTCCCGCCTGTTCGCGGTGCTCGAGACGCTCGACAACGGCAAGCCGATCCGTGAAAGCCGGGACATCGACGTGCCGCTGGCCATCCGGCACTTCTACCATCACGCGGGCTATGCCCAGCTGATGGAGGCCGAGCAGCCCGACCGCGAAGCGATCGGCGTTTGCGGACAGATCGTGCCGTGGAATTTCCCGCTGCTGATGCTGTCGTGGAAGATCGCGCCGGCGCTCGCCGCCGGGAACACCGTGGTCCTGAAACCGGCGGAGTACACATCTCTCACCGCGCTGCTGTTCGCCGACATCTGCCGACAGGCCGGCGTGCCGAAGGGCGTCGTCAACATCGTCACCGGCGACGGCGACGTGGGCGAGATGCTGGTCAACGCCGAGGTCGACAAGGTGGCCTTCACCGGCTCCACCGCCGTGGGCCGCCGTATCCGCGAGGCGACGGCAGGCACCGGCAAGTCCCTGACGCTCGAGCTCGGCGGCAAGAGCCCTTACATCGTCTTCGACGACGCCGATATCGACAGCGCGATCGAGGGGCTGGTCGACGCGATCTGGTTCAACGGCGGTCAGGTCTGCTGCGCCGGCTCGCGGCTGCTGGTGCAGGAGGGCATCGCCGAGGCGTTCTACGCCCGCCTGCGCGAACGGATGGACAAACTGCGCATCGGCGATCCGCTCGACAAGTGCATCGATGTCGGCGCCATCGTCGACCTGGTGCAGCTCGACACGATCACACGTCTGGTCGATGGCAACACCGAAGGCGAGACCTACCGCGCCGCCGGGGCCGTACCAGCGAGCGGCTGCTTCTATCCGCCGACGCTGATTACCGGCCTCTCTTCTTCCGCGCGGCTGATGCAGGAAGAGATCTTCGGCCCCGTCCTCGTCGCGACGACGTTCCGGACTCCGGATGAGGCAGTGCAGCTTGCCAACAACACGCGCTATGGGCTCGCCGCGACGCTCTGGTCGGAGAACGTGAACCTGGCGCTCGGCATCGCGCCGCGCCTGACGGCAGGTGTGGTCTGGGTGAACGGCACCAACATGTTCGATGCCGCGGCGCCCTTCGGCGGCGTGCGGGAGTCGGGCTTCGGTCGCGAAGGCGGATGGGAGGGGCTGTCGGCCTACACCCGTCCCAAAGGCTCCACCACGGCGCTGAAGCGAGTGGCTGCATTCGAAGGGGACCCGGCTCCGACCGATCCGCTCGACCGGACGGCGAAGCTCTATATCGGCGGCAAGCAGGCGCGGCCCGACGGCGGTTATTCGACCGCGATCCACGGGCCGAAGGGCAAGCTGCTCGGCCATGTCGGCGCGGCGAACCGCAAGGACATACGCAACGCGGTCGAAGCGATGAACGCGGCGGCGGGCTGGTCGAAGACCACCGGGCATCTGCGCGCGCAGATTCTCTATTACCTCGCCGAGAACCTGTTCGCCCGGGGCGAGGAGTTCGCGGCCCGCATCGACGCGATGTGCGGCAAGGGCGGTGCGAAGGAGGTCGACCTGTCGATCCGGCGGCTGTTCACCTATGCGGCCTGGGCCGACAAGTACGATGGAGTCGCCAAGGGCGTTCCGATCAGGGGCATGGCACTCGCCCTGAAAGAGCCGGTCGGCAAGATCGGCGTGCTCTGCCCCGACGAGGCGCCGCTTCTCGGACTGGTGTCCGTCATGGCGCCGGCGATCGCGATGGGCAACCGGGTGACGCTCGTCGCCTCGGAGCCGTTCCCGCTCGCCGCCACCGACTTCTACCAGCTGCTCGAGACGTCGGACGTGCCGGGGGGCGTGGTGAACATCGTGACCGGCTCGCACGAAGAGCTCGCGCCGACGCTGGCCGATCACCTCGACGTGGACGCGGTGTGGAGCTTCTCCTCCAGTGACCTGTCGGGCGGGATCGAGAAACGCGCCGCCGGCAACCTGAAGCGGACCTGGGTCAACCACGGCAAGGCCCGCGACTGGACGACGGCAGAGGGCGAAGGCGCGGTCTTCCTCGACGCCGCGACCGAGGTGAAGACGGTCTGGGTGCCCTACGGCGAGTAG
- a CDS encoding NAD(P)/FAD-dependent oxidoreductase, with protein MTDVADVVIIGGAMIGSSIAWWLSRDFDGRIVVVERNPSYEWASTTHTNSCIRQQFGSEVNIRLSRFTLDFMRDLKGWMADDEAPEIALHDFGYLYLAADEGFADVLRRDQKLQTSLGAGTVLLERDEVAERFPFMVTDDVRLASFGSRDEGYFDGATLFDWFRRKARHAGVTYVADEVVGIDVAEGRATGVRLASGQDISAGIVVNASGPRAALTARMAGLDLPVEPRKRYSFVFDAAEPLDRPLPLTIDPSGVHVRSEGRYYLAGCPPFEDGPVAPDDFVEDHTLWEEKVWPAIATRIPAFERVRLMRSWVGHYAYNTFDQNAILGPHPELPNFLFTNGFSGHGLQQAAGVGRGIAELIRDGQYTSLDLTPLGIERLFGGAPTLERAII; from the coding sequence ATGACGGACGTTGCGGATGTCGTGATCATCGGCGGCGCGATGATCGGCTCGTCGATCGCCTGGTGGCTGAGCCGGGATTTCGACGGTCGCATCGTCGTGGTCGAGCGTAACCCGAGCTACGAGTGGGCGTCGACCACGCACACCAACAGCTGCATCCGTCAGCAGTTCGGGTCGGAGGTGAACATCCGGCTGAGCCGCTTCACGCTCGACTTCATGCGCGATCTCAAGGGATGGATGGCGGACGATGAGGCGCCGGAGATCGCGCTGCACGACTTCGGTTACCTCTACCTGGCGGCCGACGAGGGGTTCGCCGATGTGCTTCGGCGGGATCAGAAATTGCAGACGAGTCTCGGCGCAGGGACCGTCCTGCTGGAGCGGGACGAGGTTGCCGAACGCTTCCCCTTCATGGTGACGGATGACGTGCGCCTCGCCTCATTCGGTAGCCGGGACGAGGGCTACTTCGACGGCGCGACGCTGTTCGACTGGTTCCGGCGCAAGGCACGCCACGCGGGCGTCACCTACGTGGCGGACGAGGTGGTCGGCATCGATGTCGCCGAAGGCCGGGCAACCGGCGTCCGGCTGGCGTCGGGGCAGGATATTTCAGCCGGGATCGTGGTGAACGCGAGCGGGCCGCGTGCGGCGCTCACCGCGCGGATGGCCGGGCTCGATCTGCCGGTCGAACCGCGCAAGCGCTATTCCTTCGTCTTCGATGCGGCGGAGCCGCTTGACCGGCCACTGCCGCTGACGATCGACCCGTCGGGCGTGCATGTCCGGTCGGAGGGGCGCTATTACCTCGCCGGTTGTCCGCCGTTCGAGGATGGTCCGGTCGCGCCGGATGATTTCGTCGAAGATCACACGCTTTGGGAGGAAAAGGTCTGGCCCGCGATAGCAACTCGCATACCCGCCTTCGAGCGAGTGCGCCTGATGCGAAGCTGGGTCGGGCATTACGCCTACAACACGTTCGACCAGAACGCGATCCTCGGACCGCATCCGGAGTTGCCGAACTTCCTGTTTACAAACGGATTTTCCGGTCACGGGTTGCAGCAGGCCGCCGGTGTCGGACGGGGCATCGCGGAGCTGATCCGCGACGGACAATACACGTCGCTCGACCTGACACCGCTCGGGATCGAGCGGCTGTTCGGCGGCGCGCCGACGCTCGAACGCGCGATCATCTGA
- the araD gene encoding L-arabinonate dehydratase: MGKDPKTLRSARWFAPDDLRSFGHRSRLMQLGYAEEEFRDKPVIGILNTWSELNSCHGHFRERAFDVKRGVAQAGGFAVELPSLSVDESFTKPTSMLYRNMLAMETEETIRSHPLDGVVLMGGCDKTTPGLVMGAISAGVPMIYLPAGPMLRGHYAGRILGSGSDAWKYWDERRAGNITDDEWLGLQGGIARSAGTCMTMGTASTMTAIADAMGLTLPGASSIPAVDSGHQRMSSACGRRIVEMVNEELTPDRIITPGSCRNAAIVAMATGCSTNAVVHLIAMARRAGVPMTLDELDALGRTTPLIANVRPSGKDYLMEDFFYAGGLRALMKQMEDRLDISCLTVTGRTLGENLQGAEVFNDDVIRPLSNPVYHEGSLAVLRGNLCPQGAVMKPAACDPRFHVHEGPALVFDSYPEMKQAVEDETLDITPDHVMVLRNAGPLGGPGFPEWGMLPIPKALIRQGHRDMLRISDARMSGTSYGACVLHVAPESFVGGPLALLRTGDTIRLDLPNRRLDMLVDEAEIAARRAVWQPPEPRFERGWGYMFSRHVTQADEGCDFDFLQSDFGRTAGEPDIF; the protein is encoded by the coding sequence ATGGGAAAGGACCCCAAGACCCTACGCTCCGCGCGTTGGTTCGCCCCCGATGACCTGCGATCCTTCGGCCATCGCAGCCGGCTGATGCAACTTGGCTACGCGGAGGAAGAGTTCCGCGACAAGCCGGTCATCGGGATCCTGAACACCTGGTCGGAACTGAACAGTTGTCACGGGCATTTCCGCGAACGCGCCTTCGACGTGAAGCGCGGGGTCGCGCAGGCCGGCGGTTTCGCGGTGGAGCTGCCGTCGCTGTCGGTCGACGAGAGCTTCACCAAGCCGACCTCGATGCTCTACCGCAACATGCTGGCGATGGAGACGGAGGAGACGATCCGCTCCCACCCGCTCGACGGTGTCGTGCTCATGGGCGGCTGCGACAAGACCACACCGGGTCTGGTGATGGGGGCGATCAGCGCAGGCGTGCCGATGATCTACCTGCCCGCCGGTCCGATGCTGCGGGGACATTACGCGGGCCGTATCCTCGGCAGCGGGTCGGACGCGTGGAAGTACTGGGACGAGCGGCGCGCGGGCAACATCACCGACGACGAATGGCTGGGATTGCAGGGCGGCATCGCGCGGTCAGCGGGGACCTGCATGACGATGGGCACCGCCTCCACCATGACGGCGATCGCCGATGCGATGGGTCTGACGCTGCCGGGCGCCTCGTCCATTCCGGCGGTCGACTCCGGGCATCAGCGGATGTCGTCGGCCTGCGGACGGCGGATCGTGGAAATGGTGAACGAGGAGCTGACTCCGGATCGCATCATCACCCCCGGGTCCTGCCGGAACGCGGCGATCGTGGCGATGGCCACGGGATGTTCGACCAACGCCGTGGTTCACCTGATCGCAATGGCCCGGCGGGCGGGCGTGCCGATGACGCTGGACGAACTCGACGCGCTCGGCCGGACGACTCCGCTGATCGCCAACGTCCGGCCCTCGGGCAAGGACTACCTGATGGAGGACTTCTTCTACGCCGGTGGCCTGCGCGCGCTGATGAAGCAGATGGAGGACCGGCTCGACATCTCCTGCCTGACGGTGACTGGACGCACACTCGGTGAGAACCTTCAGGGCGCGGAAGTCTTCAACGACGACGTGATCCGCCCGCTGTCGAACCCGGTCTACCACGAGGGCTCGCTCGCCGTGCTGCGCGGCAACCTTTGCCCGCAGGGCGCGGTGATGAAGCCCGCCGCCTGCGATCCGCGCTTCCACGTCCATGAAGGGCCGGCGCTGGTCTTCGACTCCTACCCCGAGATGAAACAGGCGGTGGAGGATGAGACACTCGACATCACACCTGACCACGTGATGGTGCTGCGCAATGCCGGGCCGCTCGGCGGGCCGGGATTTCCCGAGTGGGGCATGTTGCCCATCCCCAAGGCGCTGATCCGTCAGGGTCACCGCGATATGTTGCGGATCTCGGACGCGCGGATGTCGGGCACCTCTTACGGAGCCTGCGTGCTGCACGTCGCGCCGGAGAGCTTCGTCGGCGGACCGCTCGCGCTGCTCAGGACCGGCGACACGATCCGGCTCGACCTGCCGAACCGTCGGCTCGACATGCTGGTCGACGAGGCCGAGATCGCCGCCCGCCGCGCCGTGTGGCAGCCGCCCGAGCCGAGGTTCGAGCGCGGCTGGGGCTACATGTTCTCTCGCCACGTGACGCAGGCCGATGAGGGCTGCGACTTCGACTTCCTGCAGTCCGATTTCGGTCGGACGGCGGGGGAGCCCGACATCTTCTGA